The Devosia sp. MC521 genome has a segment encoding these proteins:
- a CDS encoding PDR/VanB family oxidoreductase: MRNKIEWRNAKVSQVRQIADDVRYIEFAVDGGVPRFDPGSHTNIKIIINGQHTVRTYTVVPSRPGHIAVAVKLHPQSRGGSRFMWSFSEGDAARLTIPENRFELSWRAGHYLLIAGGIGITPIYGMAKALAARAASLRVVFSAREQGLMAFREEILSLLGDRVQFCDNSRGEHADFAEEFAQLPADAECYLCGPIGMLEVAKQAWAASGRPISRLRYEVFGDSGLFTEQSFEVDILNRDMSVQVRPDQTLLEALLESGVDMIYDCQRGECGLCAVRIVEHQSEVDHRDVFFSAEEKSEGHRMCACVSRFTSGGGVIDVGYRP, from the coding sequence ATGCGCAACAAGATAGAGTGGCGCAACGCCAAGGTAAGCCAGGTCCGCCAGATCGCCGACGATGTGCGCTATATCGAATTTGCCGTCGACGGCGGGGTACCGCGCTTTGATCCGGGCTCTCACACCAACATCAAAATAATCATCAACGGGCAACACACCGTCCGCACCTATACGGTGGTCCCGTCACGTCCGGGCCACATCGCCGTGGCGGTCAAACTTCACCCGCAAAGCCGGGGCGGGTCCCGCTTTATGTGGAGTTTTAGCGAAGGCGATGCGGCGCGCCTCACCATTCCTGAGAACCGCTTTGAGCTCAGCTGGCGGGCAGGGCACTATCTCCTCATCGCCGGAGGCATTGGCATCACCCCGATCTACGGCATGGCCAAGGCGCTCGCCGCTCGAGCAGCCTCTCTTCGTGTGGTATTCAGCGCCCGTGAACAGGGTCTTATGGCATTCCGAGAGGAGATACTCTCCCTCCTCGGCGATCGGGTACAGTTCTGCGACAACAGTCGAGGAGAGCACGCCGACTTTGCCGAAGAGTTCGCTCAACTCCCGGCCGATGCCGAGTGTTACCTCTGCGGGCCCATCGGCATGCTGGAGGTCGCCAAACAGGCTTGGGCCGCGTCTGGTCGTCCGATTAGTCGTTTGCGCTACGAAGTTTTTGGCGACAGTGGGCTCTTCACCGAGCAAAGCTTTGAGGTCGACATTCTCAACCGCGATATGAGCGTCCAGGTTCGCCCCGATCAGACTCTCTTGGAGGCTTTGCTCGAAAGCGGCGTCGACATGATTTACGACTGCCAGCGTGGCGAATGCGGTCTCTGCGCTGTTCGAATTGTTGAGCACCAGAGCGAAGTTGACCATCGCGACGTGTTTTTCAGTGCCGAGGAAAAGTCGGAAGGGCATCGCATGTGCGCCTGCGTTTCCCGCTTCACCTCAGGTGGCGGCGTTATCGACGTCGGCTACCGGCCCTAA